A genomic segment from Acidobacteriota bacterium encodes:
- a CDS encoding FHA domain-containing protein, translating to MPVRLVVHFPERPPASFALDEELSRVVVGRDPSCEVVLEDHRVSRRHARLQRGDTGWSVEDLGSKNGTLLEGLPASGGGVDSGSWISFGGLLAQFEVISPEQVEADARRTFDRWQTSLSLQTRFDPGAGLESLLEQVLRSVLEVSMAERGFVLLTLPEGGLDLAASVGVAADELLGPTFDGSAGAVQRTLDTGRPTALGDVSLDTFLGGRASVVESEVRALVCLPLKVLDRLVGVVYADSRELGQSFSDLDLEILTALASHAGLAVAVAQIHREVAGVRQVMPPGETLAGLPAVWERSVPQYRSSPASDWRSSLPTPEAAGLESASLDDTGARG from the coding sequence ATGCCGGTTCGCCTCGTGGTGCATTTTCCGGAGCGGCCTCCGGCTTCCTTTGCCCTCGACGAGGAGCTCTCCCGCGTCGTGGTAGGGCGGGATCCAAGCTGCGAGGTCGTGCTCGAGGACCATCGAGTCTCTCGCCGCCATGCCCGCCTGCAGCGGGGAGACACCGGCTGGTCCGTGGAGGATTTGGGGAGCAAGAACGGAACCCTCCTGGAGGGCCTTCCGGCGTCCGGGGGCGGTGTCGATTCCGGCAGCTGGATCAGCTTCGGAGGCCTGCTGGCCCAATTCGAGGTGATCTCGCCGGAACAGGTGGAGGCCGACGCCCGGCGCACCTTCGACCGCTGGCAGACCTCGCTGAGCCTGCAGACGCGCTTCGATCCCGGCGCCGGTTTGGAATCTCTGCTGGAGCAGGTGCTGCGCTCGGTGTTGGAAGTGTCGATGGCGGAGCGGGGCTTTGTTCTGCTCACCCTGCCGGAGGGCGGCCTGGACCTGGCGGCCTCGGTCGGGGTAGCGGCGGACGAGCTTCTCGGACCGACCTTCGACGGTAGTGCCGGCGCCGTGCAACGGACCCTCGACACCGGCCGGCCGACGGCGCTGGGAGACGTCAGTCTCGACACCTTCCTCGGCGGGCGGGCCAGCGTGGTGGAGAGCGAGGTGCGGGCGCTGGTCTGCCTTCCGCTCAAGGTGTTGGATCGGCTGGTCGGGGTGGTTTACGCCGACAGCCGGGAGCTGGGGCAGAGCTTTTCCGATCTCGATCTGGAGATCCTCACCGCTCTAGCGTCCCACGCCGGGCTGGCGGTGGCGGTGGCGCAGATCCACCGCGAGGTGGCCGGAGTTCGGCAGGTGATGCCGCCGGGAGAGACCCTGGCAGGGCTGCCGGCGGTCTGGGAGCGCTCAGTGCCGCAATATCGCTCGTCTCCCGCCTCCGATTGGCGCTCCTCTCTTCCCACCCCCGAAGCCGCAGGCCTCGAGAGTGCGAGCCTCGACGACACTGGAGCCAGAGGATGA